A single Papaver somniferum cultivar HN1 unplaced genomic scaffold, ASM357369v1 unplaced-scaffold_85, whole genome shotgun sequence DNA region contains:
- the LOC113346020 gene encoding MDIS1-interacting receptor like kinase 2-like: MHTNNLNGDIPTCLCNLSDGMLPTLQYLYLFGNQLTGPIPKQLGECSNLLELDLGRNRLNGSIPVGIGNLISLQIELDLSHNELSGEIPSDFGKLNKLEKLNLSHNKLSGPIPSSFVEMLSLTSVDISYNELIGPIPNIKAFNDAPFNALKNNSCLCGNHFGGFKPCKSSVINRRNKAKPRLVVMILVPLFGSLFLLFTFFAIYFCLRKRLVIRNLEQADQPTTVNTKRNIFSVENYDGKLVFEEIIEATENFDTKYCIGAGGYGSVFKAKLSTGQVVAVKKLHSSDEDSETLDLKSFESEVQALTEIRHKNIVKLFGFCSSIERQISFLIYEFVERGSLKKILCDAEQAVEFDWIKRLRFIKGTADALAYMHHDCIPAIVHRDISSNNVLLDFEYEARVSDFGTARILKPDSSNWTSVAGTYGYVAPELAYTMKVTEKCDVYSFGVLLLEVLHGRHPSEIITLLSLELLQTSSSTSNGLVKNTMLKDILDECLEAPTDAVKKEIMHFVKVGLSCLRGDPHTRQTMQEA, encoded by the exons ATGCATACAAACAATCTCAATGGTGATATCCCCACCTGTTTATGCAATTTGAGCGATGGAATGTTACCCACCCTGCAATACCTCTATCTATTCGGGAATCAGCTTACTGGACCAATACCCAAACAACTTGGAGAATGTTCAAATTTGCTCGAATTGGATTTGGGTAGAAACCGTTTGAACGGAAGCATTCCAGTTGGGATTGGAAATTTGATTTCGTTACAAATCGAATTGGATCTCAGTCATAATGAGTTGAGTGGAGAAATACCATCAGATTTTGGAAAACTAAacaaactggaaaaactaaattTGTCCCACAACAAGCTTTCAGGTCCGATTCCTTCTTCATTTGTTGAAATGCTTAGCTTGACCAGTGTCGATATTTCATACAATGAATTGATTGGTCCTATTCCAAACATCAAGGCCTTTAATGATGCTCCCTTCaatgcattgaagaacaacagTTGCTTATGTGGTAATCACTTTGGAGGTTTTAAGCCATGTAAATCGTCCGTTATCAACAGAAGAAATAAAGCCAAACCAAGACTTGTTGTGATGATTCTAGTTCCTCTGTTTGGTTCCTTGTTTCTTTTGTTCACATTTTTTGCTATCTATTTTTGCTTGCGAAAAAGATTAGTCATAAGAAATCTCGAGCAGGCAGATCAACCAACAACtgtaaacacaaaaagaaacataTTCTCGGTAGAGAATTATGATGGGAAGCTGGTGTTTGAAGAAATAATTGAAGCAACGGAAAACTTTGATACCAAATATTGCATTGGGGCGGGAGGATATGGGAGCGTCTTCAAGGCGAAGCTATCGACAGGTCAGGTTGTTGCTGTGAAGAAGCTTCACTCGTCAGATGAAGATTCCGAAACACTTGATCTTAAATCTTTTGAAAGCGAAGTTCAAGCATTGACTGAAATCCGGCATAAGAACATTGTAAAACTCTTTGGTTTCTGCTCCAGCATAGAGCGACAAATCTCATTCTTGATTTATGAGTTTGTAGAGAGGGGGAGTTTGAAAAAGATTTTATGCGATGCGGAACAGGCGGTAGAGTTCGATTGGATAAAGAGGCTAAGATTCATCAAGGGAACAGCTGACGCGCTTGCTTACATGCACCATGATTGCATTCCAGCAATAGTTCATAGGGACATATCTAGCAACAATGTCTTATTGGATTTCGAATATGAAGCTCGTGTTTCCGATTTTGGTACCGcaaggattttgaagccagactcATCCAATTGGACATCAGTTGCAGGCACATACGGATATGTTGCTCCAG AACTTGCCTATACAATGAAGGTAACCGAGAAATGTGATGTTTATAGCTTTGGAGTACTTCTGCTGGAAGTACTACACGGTAGACACCCATCTGAGATTATCACACTACTCTCTCTTGAGCTCCTTCAAACGTCGTCTTCAACTTCGAATGGTCTGGTAAAAAATACAATGCTGAAAGACATCTTAGACGAGTGCCTTGAAGCACCAACGGATGCcgtga